The following DNA comes from Candidatus Tanganyikabacteria bacterium.
GACCCAATTCGAGACATGGATTCATGCATCCGGGCCGTGAGTCCTCTCGAGTGGGAGTACGACAATCGGTGGATCTCGGTGACTCCGGTGCCGAGAGAGACGTTCGAGGCCCAGGAGTACCGGCTGCTCAGGGCCGCCAAGCGCGAAGGAATCCTCCTGTGAGCCCGGAAGCCGACCAGTGGTGGCCGAGGGCGCTCGAGGCTCTGGAGTCCGCGAAGCTTTCGGCCGACGTTGCGCCCAATTCCTCCGCATCCCGCGCCTATTACGCCGCGTTCTCGGCCGTCCAGGCGTATCTTGCGAACGCAGGGATCGAAGTGTGGAAGCATCGGGCGGTCCAGGAGTTCGTCCACCGGAACCTCGTGAAGTCCGGCGTCTGGCCAAAAGAGAGGGGAACCGATTTCGAGGAGCTACTCCACTGGCGAGCCGTCGGCGACTACGTTGCCAGACCGATCCTCGTGACGCCAGAAAAGGCCGCGCAACTCATCGCCGCGGCAGAGCGGATCATCGAGGCCGTCAAGGCGCTTGTGCCGGTGGACGTTGGACCCGACGGCTGACATCCGCTGCTGGCGCTCCAAAGAAGG
Coding sequences within:
- a CDS encoding nucleotidyltransferase domain-containing protein — its product is MTREELFESVKARFSDAFGPRLDGVVLYGSEARGMAGPESDIDLLVLLKDDGDPIRDMDSCIRAVSPLEWEYDNRWISVTPVPRETFEAQEYRLLRAAKREGILL
- a CDS encoding HEPN domain-containing protein, which translates into the protein MSPEADQWWPRALEALESAKLSADVAPNSSASRAYYAAFSAVQAYLANAGIEVWKHRAVQEFVHRNLVKSGVWPKERGTDFEELLHWRAVGDYVARPILVTPEKAAQLIAAAERIIEAVKALVPVDVGPDG